From a single Streptomyces liliifuscus genomic region:
- a CDS encoding AbfB domain-containing protein — translation MITPDNSYRPATAPDATGASRPFAPSRRSLLRAMAALPVSALVVGGLPGLLGTASAAAPPRGSATRYTIVPFLNSNDGTVNVYQSDDATDFRLVKASAYTPPANRIRDASVFKHTDGYYYITYTTHTWQDTSTTIGFARSSDRSNWTFLYDYTVPIANLSRAWAPEWFVDSDGSVNILVSCSVTSNEWIFTPYLLRATNSALTAWSSPVALSGIGANHIDTFVVKIGSTYHAFTKNETSKYIEYATSSALAGPYTISRTGNWAGWGGTREGAALIQLDNGAWRIFFDGYGDGSYYYSDSYDTFATWSAPKKLPGISGTARHFTVLKETVSGGVTLPTGVTRYLQSGNFTTRYWQEQSALLNLPVLTSSSTTAEKQASTFTIVAGLADANAYSFRNAAGNYLRHWDFRGRFDANDGSSTFARDATFIARTGSSVRLESYNYPGYYLRHYNYQLRVDPSDGTDLFRQDSSFVAVTPF, via the coding sequence ATGATCACGCCAGACAACTCCTACAGACCCGCCACCGCCCCGGACGCGACGGGCGCCTCCCGCCCCTTCGCACCCTCGCGTCGAAGCCTGCTGCGGGCGATGGCCGCCCTGCCGGTCTCGGCGCTCGTCGTGGGCGGGCTGCCCGGCCTGCTCGGCACGGCCTCCGCGGCCGCGCCGCCCCGCGGATCGGCCACCCGCTACACCATCGTCCCGTTCCTCAACAGCAACGACGGCACGGTGAACGTCTACCAGTCCGACGACGCAACGGACTTCCGGCTCGTCAAGGCGTCCGCGTACACGCCGCCCGCCAACCGCATCCGCGACGCCAGCGTCTTCAAGCACACCGACGGCTACTACTACATCACCTACACCACGCACACCTGGCAGGACACCAGCACCACCATCGGCTTCGCCCGCAGCTCGGACCGCAGCAACTGGACCTTCCTGTACGACTACACCGTGCCGATCGCGAACCTGTCGCGCGCCTGGGCGCCGGAGTGGTTCGTCGACAGCGACGGCAGCGTGAACATCCTCGTGTCCTGCTCGGTGACCAGCAACGAGTGGATCTTCACCCCGTATCTGCTCAGGGCCACCAACTCCGCGCTGACTGCCTGGAGTTCACCGGTGGCACTGTCCGGCATCGGCGCCAACCACATCGACACGTTCGTCGTGAAGATCGGCTCGACGTATCACGCCTTCACGAAGAACGAGACGTCCAAGTACATCGAGTACGCCACCAGTTCGGCGCTCGCGGGCCCGTACACGATCAGCAGGACGGGGAACTGGGCGGGCTGGGGCGGCACTCGGGAGGGCGCCGCGCTGATACAGCTCGACAACGGCGCGTGGCGGATCTTCTTCGACGGATACGGCGACGGCAGCTACTACTACAGCGACAGCTACGACACCTTCGCCACCTGGAGCGCGCCGAAGAAACTGCCGGGCATCTCGGGGACGGCACGCCACTTCACGGTGCTCAAGGAGACGGTGTCCGGCGGCGTCACCCTCCCGACGGGCGTCACCCGCTACCTCCAGTCGGGCAACTTCACCACCCGCTACTGGCAGGAGCAGTCCGCCCTGCTCAACCTGCCCGTGCTGACCAGTTCCAGCACGACCGCGGAGAAGCAGGCGTCCACGTTCACAATCGTGGCGGGCCTCGCCGACGCGAACGCCTACTCGTTCCGCAACGCGGCCGGCAACTACCTGCGGCACTGGGACTTCCGGGGCCGCTTCGACGCGAACGACGGCTCGTCGACGTTCGCCAGGGACGCCACCTTCATCGCCCGCACCGGCAGCTCCGTACGCCTGGAGTCGTACAACTACCCCGGCTACTACCTGCGCCACTACAACTACCAACTCCGCGTCGACCCGTCGGACGGCACGGACCTGTTCCGCCAGGACAGCTCGTTCGTGGCGGTGACGCCCTTCTGA
- a CDS encoding right-handed parallel beta-helix repeat-containing protein — translation MLTGTVLSAVLATTVLPTPAAAASTIVVAVNGNDSAAGTLDQPLRTVQKAVDRATPGDTILVRGGTYALTDNITITTSGTASQPISLGSYQGERVVIDGEQLPASHTPVGGSIPRAERGAVHQEASYWKVSGLEIVNGPYGYYCDSCSNNVFSRLTTHDNYESGFQLQGASANNQILNLDSYGNRDPRKNGESADGLAVKEGSGSGNVVRGARLWNNVDDGYDAWKFTSPILVENTIAYGNGFNRWSFPDFAGDGNGFKLGGGSPAPAVAHTLRNSLAYRNAAHGVTDNGNPGALALSRTTTFRNTGTGFDADGSGGRAVLTANLSVADARPAALGSGTTSTDNSWDLGGTWGESSVVSTNTGAITGPRSSDGSLPPARDLLVPKNGTAVGARF, via the coding sequence ATGCTCACAGGGACAGTGCTGAGTGCCGTGTTGGCGACGACGGTGCTACCGACCCCGGCAGCCGCGGCGTCGACCATCGTCGTGGCCGTCAACGGGAACGACTCCGCCGCCGGCACCCTCGACCAACCGCTGCGGACCGTCCAGAAGGCCGTCGACAGGGCGACACCGGGCGACACCATCCTCGTACGGGGCGGTACTTACGCCCTGACCGACAACATCACGATCACCACCTCGGGCACGGCGTCGCAGCCGATCTCCCTCGGTTCCTACCAGGGCGAGCGTGTCGTCATCGACGGCGAGCAGCTGCCGGCCAGCCACACACCGGTCGGCGGCAGCATCCCGCGCGCCGAGCGCGGGGCCGTCCACCAGGAGGCCTCCTACTGGAAGGTCTCAGGGCTGGAGATCGTCAACGGGCCGTACGGCTACTACTGCGACAGCTGCAGCAACAACGTGTTCTCGCGCCTCACGACCCACGACAACTACGAGTCCGGCTTCCAGCTCCAGGGCGCCTCCGCGAACAACCAGATCCTGAACCTGGACAGTTACGGCAACCGCGACCCGCGCAAGAACGGCGAGAGCGCGGACGGGCTGGCCGTCAAGGAGGGCAGCGGGAGCGGCAACGTCGTACGGGGCGCGAGGCTGTGGAACAACGTCGACGACGGTTACGACGCCTGGAAGTTCACCTCGCCGATCCTCGTCGAGAACACGATCGCGTACGGCAACGGCTTCAACCGCTGGAGCTTCCCGGACTTCGCGGGCGACGGCAACGGCTTCAAGCTGGGCGGCGGGAGCCCGGCACCGGCGGTGGCCCACACCCTGCGCAACTCGCTCGCGTACCGGAACGCGGCGCACGGAGTCACCGACAACGGCAATCCGGGCGCGCTCGCCCTCAGCCGCACCACCACGTTCCGCAACACGGGCACGGGCTTCGACGCCGACGGCTCGGGCGGAAGGGCGGTCCTCACCGCCAACCTGTCCGTCGCGGACGCCCGGCCCGCGGCACTCGGCTCCGGCACCACGTCCACGGACAACTCCTGGGATCTGGGCGGCACTTGGGGTGAGTCGTCGGTCGTGAGCACGAACACGGGCGCCATCACAGGACCACGTTCGTCGGACGGCTCCCTGCCGCCCGCCCGGGACCTGCTCGTCCCGAAGAACGGCACGGCCGTCGGAGCCCGCTTCTGA
- a CDS encoding ferredoxin, whose product MPGYPNRVSLTEQQELVRFLEDRFACAQACTECARVCALRASLAELDGPDDQQELRRKGILCVEVCDVTCRALAEQVTQAEAGMRAQVEWCRAVCLETAEVFDRSPGAEKGAEACRGCASACTEFLALLR is encoded by the coding sequence ATGCCCGGCTACCCGAACCGCGTGTCACTAACAGAGCAGCAGGAACTCGTTCGTTTCCTCGAGGACCGGTTTGCCTGTGCGCAGGCCTGTACCGAGTGCGCACGGGTCTGTGCCCTGCGCGCGAGCCTCGCCGAACTCGACGGCCCCGACGACCAACAGGAGTTGCGGCGCAAGGGCATCCTGTGCGTGGAGGTCTGCGACGTGACCTGCCGCGCACTGGCCGAGCAGGTCACCCAGGCCGAGGCCGGGATGCGCGCCCAGGTGGAGTGGTGCCGTGCCGTCTGCCTGGAGACCGCCGAGGTCTTCGACCGGAGCCCCGGCGCCGAGAAGGGCGCCGAGGCCTGCCGCGGCTGCGCGAGTGCCTGCACGGAGTTCCTCGCCCTGCTGAGGTGA
- a CDS encoding histidine phosphatase family protein has translation MTSRVMLISPAMSAALREARFDDGCPLDPAGLRLAEAAAGSLPAADQVLLSPTVRCRETAEALGLGTLAVTDPDLAGLDVGRWRGATLAEVSAAEPEAVGRWLADPSSAPHGGESVSGLCERVAKWLETVTDPSAEVSGSGASGSSSSGSGSGSASGAGPGPRPGAGPGAGPGSGPGAGPGPGSVRVIAVVEPEIVRAGVVLALGAPESAFWRVDVPPLVATEFSGRAGRWNVRVGRALGE, from the coding sequence ATGACCAGCCGAGTGATGTTGATCTCACCAGCGATGAGCGCGGCGTTGCGGGAGGCACGTTTCGACGACGGATGTCCCCTCGACCCGGCCGGGCTGCGGCTCGCCGAGGCCGCCGCGGGCTCGCTGCCGGCCGCCGACCAGGTCCTTCTCTCGCCCACCGTTCGCTGCCGGGAGACGGCGGAGGCCCTCGGGCTCGGCACCCTCGCCGTCACCGACCCCGACCTGGCCGGCCTGGACGTGGGCCGCTGGCGCGGGGCGACCCTCGCCGAGGTGAGCGCCGCCGAACCGGAGGCCGTGGGGCGCTGGCTGGCAGACCCGTCGTCCGCCCCGCACGGCGGCGAGTCGGTGAGCGGACTGTGCGAGCGCGTGGCGAAGTGGCTGGAGACGGTGACGGATCCGAGCGCCGAGGTTTCAGGATCCGGGGCCTCAGGATCCAGCTCCTCCGGGTCCGGCTCAGGCTCGGCTTCGGGTGCAGGACCAGGGCCGAGACCGGGGGCGGGGCCGGGGGCGGGGCCGGGGTCGGGACCGGGGGCGGGGCCAGGACCCGGCTCCGTCCGGGTCATCGCCGTCGTCGAGCCGGAGATCGTACGGGCCGGGGTGGTGCTGGCACTTGGGGCCCCGGAGTCGGCGTTCTGGCGCGTCGACGTGCCGCCGTTGGTCGCGACGGAGTTCAGCGGGCGGGCCGGGCGCTGGAATGTACGGGTCGGGAGGGCGCTCGGAGAGTGA
- a CDS encoding CbtB domain-containing protein produces MAQSAVAQPTATTPDIPAKLPIGAIAPWAVFLGILMLVLLYFVGAEQGATSLVSGEGVHEWVHDARHLLGFPCH; encoded by the coding sequence ATGGCGCAGTCCGCCGTCGCCCAGCCGACCGCAACCACCCCCGACATACCCGCAAAGCTGCCGATCGGCGCGATCGCTCCCTGGGCGGTCTTCCTCGGCATCCTGATGCTCGTGCTGCTCTACTTCGTCGGCGCCGAACAGGGCGCCACCTCCCTGGTCTCGGGCGAAGGCGTGCACGAGTGGGTGCACGACGCCCGCCACCTGCTCGGCTTCCCCTGCCACTGA
- a CDS encoding CbtA family protein, translated as MNSVTVRNLLVRGMLAGLAAGVLALVVAYFLGEPRVDEAIAFEEAHAHEHGGEELVSRAMQSTGGLSTGVLVYGVAFGGIAALAYCFALGRIGRFGPRASALLLAGAGLVAVYLVPFLKYPANPPAVGDPDTLNQRTALFLLMIVLSVLLAVAAVILGKRLAPRLGNWNATLAAGGFFVLAVSLAYAFLPSFNEAPEGFPATLLWQYRLATLAIQVTLWTAYGLVFGLLAERVLAPGPARTEDEKAAEGRATPVAH; from the coding sequence ATGAACTCCGTCACCGTCAGAAATCTCCTGGTGCGGGGCATGCTCGCGGGTCTTGCCGCGGGTGTGCTCGCCCTGGTCGTCGCCTACTTCCTGGGTGAACCTCGGGTGGACGAGGCCATCGCGTTCGAGGAGGCCCACGCCCATGAACACGGCGGCGAGGAACTCGTCAGCCGTGCGATGCAGTCCACCGGTGGTCTGTCCACCGGCGTGCTCGTCTACGGGGTCGCGTTCGGCGGCATAGCCGCCCTCGCGTACTGCTTCGCCCTCGGCAGGATCGGCCGCTTCGGGCCGCGCGCGAGCGCTCTGCTGCTGGCGGGCGCCGGTCTGGTCGCGGTCTACCTGGTGCCGTTCCTCAAGTACCCGGCGAACCCGCCCGCCGTCGGCGACCCCGACACCCTCAACCAGCGCACCGCGCTGTTCCTCCTGATGATCGTGCTCAGCGTGCTGCTGGCCGTCGCCGCGGTGATCCTCGGCAAGCGCCTCGCCCCGCGCCTGGGCAACTGGAACGCCACCCTCGCGGCGGGTGGGTTCTTCGTCCTGGCCGTCAGCCTGGCGTACGCGTTCCTGCCGTCCTTCAACGAGGCGCCGGAGGGCTTCCCCGCCACCCTGCTGTGGCAGTACCGACTGGCGACCCTGGCCATCCAGGTGACCCTGTGGACCGCGTACGGACTGGTCTTCGGGCTGCTCGCGGAGCGCGTGCTGGCTCCCGGGCCGGCCCGGACCGAGGACGAGAAGGCGGCCGAAGGGCGGGCAACTCCCGTCGCGCACTGA
- a CDS encoding acyl-CoA dehydrogenase family protein — protein sequence MHLEYTPEQQRLRTELRAYFAELVPDDVYARYGDPAAQKRFYRETIRRLGSDGWLGVGWPKEYGGRGLTPMEQFIFFDEAAQAGVPLPLMALNTVGPTIMQFGTDEQKGYFLPKILSGELDFAIGYSEPDAGTDLAALKTRAVREGDEDTGHYTVDGQKIWTTNGDTADWVWLAVRTDPDAPPHKGITMLLVPTSDPGYSCTIINTLASHDTTASYYENIRVPASRRVGHENKGWRLITNQLNHERVTLAAHGTMAIRALHDVQRWAMETKLADGRRVVDLPWVRRRLAQTHTRLDAMKLLNWQMVNAVQEGTLTPQDASAVKVYGSEARRDAYAWLMEVVAVAGVLKEGSAGAVLHGELERGYRSAVIFTFGGGNNEIQREIISWIGLGMPRVRR from the coding sequence GTGCATCTCGAATACACGCCGGAGCAGCAGCGGTTGCGCACCGAACTGCGCGCCTACTTCGCGGAGTTGGTCCCCGACGACGTGTACGCCCGCTACGGCGATCCGGCGGCGCAGAAGCGCTTCTACCGCGAGACCATCCGCCGGCTCGGCTCCGACGGGTGGCTCGGCGTGGGCTGGCCGAAGGAGTACGGCGGGCGCGGTCTGACCCCGATGGAACAGTTCATCTTCTTCGACGAGGCCGCCCAGGCCGGCGTACCGCTGCCGCTGATGGCGCTCAACACGGTCGGGCCGACGATCATGCAGTTCGGTACCGACGAGCAGAAGGGGTACTTCCTGCCGAAGATCCTGTCCGGCGAACTCGACTTCGCGATCGGCTACAGCGAGCCCGACGCGGGCACGGACCTGGCAGCCCTGAAGACCAGGGCGGTCAGGGAGGGCGACGAGGACACCGGCCACTACACGGTCGACGGCCAGAAGATCTGGACGACCAACGGCGACACCGCCGACTGGGTCTGGCTCGCCGTCCGCACCGACCCCGACGCCCCGCCGCACAAGGGCATCACCATGCTCCTCGTGCCGACCTCCGACCCCGGCTACTCCTGCACGATCATCAACACGCTCGCCTCGCACGACACCACCGCGAGCTATTACGAGAACATCCGCGTCCCCGCCTCCCGCCGGGTCGGCCATGAGAACAAGGGCTGGCGGCTGATCACCAACCAGCTCAACCACGAGCGGGTCACCCTCGCCGCACACGGCACCATGGCCATCCGCGCCCTACACGACGTACAGCGCTGGGCCATGGAGACCAAGCTCGCCGACGGCCGCCGCGTCGTCGACCTCCCCTGGGTGCGCCGCCGCCTGGCCCAGACCCACACGAGGCTCGACGCGATGAAACTCCTCAACTGGCAGATGGTGAACGCCGTCCAGGAGGGCACGCTCACCCCGCAGGACGCCTCCGCCGTCAAGGTGTACGGCTCCGAGGCCCGCCGGGACGCGTACGCCTGGCTCATGGAGGTCGTCGCCGTGGCCGGTGTCCTCAAGGAGGGCTCCGCGGGCGCCGTACTCCACGGCGAACTGGAGCGCGGCTACCGCTCGGCCGTGATCTTCACCTTCGGCGGCGGCAACAACGAGATCCAGCGGGAGATCATCTCGTGGATCGGCCTGGGGATGCCGAGGGTGCGGCGGTAG
- a CDS encoding serine/threonine-protein kinase — protein sequence MGDTRLIQGRYRLLDLIGRGGMGEVWRARDESLGRQVAVKCLKPLGQHHDNSFTRVLRERFRREARVAAALQHRGVTVVHDFGESDGVLYLVMELLDGRNLSQLLEDNKQHPLPVADIVEIGEQAAAALAYTHQQGIVHRDLKPANIMRLGDGTVKICDFGIARLGHDIGFTSRLTGTGIAMGTPHYMSPEQIGGDQVDHRSDLYSFGCVLYEIATGAPPFDLDDAWAVLVGHRDTPPEPPRRHRAELPEYLDRVILDLLAKEPEQRPHDARELGRRIGAGRTAPTYVPTVVSPPVRPAAPERPAAREDRLPSWTRGMTTGHKATGAGLRTTPPDAAAGLTGDWIARTDRRGTQPPGPAERPTPSPELVTTLTGRHNAGLSLGRLGRWAEAGEVHRAVAAEREHALGPDHPDTLASRYEVGFTLSRTGRPADALREYGHVAQTREHVFGPDHPDTLAARQEMAYVLGQLGRHFEAHQVYTAVLAARERAMGPEHPDTLRCRHNLAFNLSRLGRLEDSYRMASEVAASRARVLGANHPDTLVTRYEVAYALGQLGRWPEALQTYQEVAEARAQALGPDHPDTLAARYEVGISLGRLGRSAPALELYRGLIDDRTRVHGPAHPETLRARHGLGVNLGRLGRWEEALAESRDVCAIRERVLGPDHPDTLVSRREVAVGLGWLGRWADALTEYRQVAAARERVLGADHPDALASRNDEAHCLEQLGRGAEAVELYRRVAALRQR from the coding sequence ATGGGGGACACCAGGCTGATCCAGGGCCGGTACCGGTTGCTCGACCTGATCGGTCGAGGGGGGATGGGTGAGGTGTGGCGTGCCCGCGACGAGTCGCTGGGCAGACAGGTCGCGGTGAAGTGCCTCAAACCGTTGGGACAGCACCACGACAACTCGTTCACCCGTGTCCTGCGGGAGCGGTTCCGCCGTGAGGCGCGGGTGGCCGCGGCCCTCCAGCACCGCGGGGTGACCGTCGTCCACGACTTCGGCGAGTCGGACGGCGTGCTCTATCTGGTGATGGAGTTGCTGGACGGGCGCAATCTCAGCCAGCTGCTGGAGGACAACAAACAGCATCCGCTGCCCGTCGCCGACATCGTGGAGATCGGCGAACAGGCGGCCGCCGCCCTCGCCTACACCCACCAACAGGGCATCGTGCACCGGGACCTGAAACCGGCGAACATCATGCGGCTCGGCGACGGCACGGTGAAGATCTGCGACTTCGGCATCGCCCGCCTCGGCCACGACATCGGCTTCACCTCCAGACTCACCGGCACCGGCATCGCCATGGGCACCCCGCACTACATGTCGCCGGAGCAGATCGGCGGCGACCAGGTCGACCACCGCAGCGACCTCTACTCCTTCGGCTGCGTGCTGTACGAGATCGCCACCGGGGCGCCGCCCTTCGACCTCGACGACGCGTGGGCGGTCCTGGTCGGCCACCGGGACACGCCTCCCGAGCCGCCGCGCCGCCATCGCGCCGAGCTCCCCGAGTACCTGGACCGGGTCATCCTGGACCTGCTGGCCAAGGAACCCGAGCAGCGGCCGCACGACGCCCGCGAGCTGGGCCGCCGCATCGGAGCGGGCCGCACCGCGCCGACGTACGTGCCGACCGTGGTGTCGCCCCCGGTGCGGCCCGCGGCGCCGGAGCGGCCTGCCGCGCGAGAGGACCGGCTGCCCTCCTGGACCCGCGGTATGACCACCGGCCACAAGGCGACCGGCGCGGGCCTGCGCACCACACCGCCCGACGCCGCCGCGGGCCTCACCGGCGACTGGATCGCCCGCACCGACAGGCGCGGCACCCAGCCCCCGGGACCAGCCGAACGGCCCACACCGTCACCGGAGTTGGTCACCACCCTCACCGGCAGGCACAACGCCGGACTGAGCCTGGGGCGGCTCGGCCGCTGGGCGGAGGCGGGCGAGGTGCACCGCGCGGTCGCCGCCGAACGCGAACACGCGCTCGGCCCCGACCACCCCGACACACTGGCCAGCCGCTACGAGGTCGGCTTCACCCTCAGCCGCACCGGCCGCCCCGCCGACGCCCTGCGCGAATACGGGCACGTGGCCCAGACCAGGGAGCACGTGTTCGGCCCCGACCACCCGGACACTCTCGCCGCCCGCCAGGAAATGGCCTATGTACTGGGCCAGTTGGGCCGCCACTTCGAAGCACACCAGGTCTACACGGCCGTGCTGGCGGCCCGGGAACGCGCCATGGGGCCCGAACACCCCGACACCCTGCGCTGCCGCCACAACCTCGCCTTCAACCTCAGCAGACTCGGGCGTCTGGAGGACTCGTACCGGATGGCGAGCGAGGTGGCCGCCTCCCGCGCCCGGGTGCTGGGCGCGAACCATCCCGACACGCTCGTCACACGGTACGAAGTCGCCTACGCGCTCGGGCAATTGGGCCGCTGGCCGGAGGCGCTGCAGACATACCAGGAGGTCGCCGAGGCGCGGGCGCAGGCGCTCGGCCCCGACCATCCCGACACGCTCGCCGCGCGCTACGAGGTCGGCATCAGCCTCGGCCGGCTCGGGCGCAGCGCCCCGGCACTGGAGCTGTACCGCGGCCTGATCGACGACCGCACCCGCGTCCACGGGCCCGCCCACCCCGAGACCCTGCGCGCCCGGCACGGGCTCGGCGTCAATCTCGGCCGGCTCGGCAGGTGGGAGGAGGCGCTGGCGGAGTCCCGTGACGTGTGCGCGATCCGCGAGCGCGTGCTCGGCCCCGACCACCCGGACACCCTGGTCAGCCGGCGCGAGGTCGCCGTCGGGCTCGGCTGGCTCGGCCGGTGGGCCGACGCGCTCACGGAGTACCGCCAGGTGGCCGCCGCGCGCGAGCGTGTGCTGGGCGCCGACCATCCCGACGCGCTGGCCAGCCGGAACGACGAGGCGCACTGTCTGGAGCAGCTGGGGCGGGGGGCGGAGGCGGTGGAGTTGTATCGGAGGGTGGCGGCTTTGCGCCAGCGGTGA
- a CDS encoding phytoene desaturase family protein, giving the protein MAAFEGHREQDVVIVGGGHNGLVAAAYLARAGKSVLVLERLGVTGGAAVSTRPFTGVDARLSRYSYLVSLLPRKIVRDLGLDFRVRGRTVSSYTPTERDGRPTGLLVGGGERRTREAFAKLTGSPREYQAWQRFYGMTGRVAKKVFPTLTEPLPTRDELRGRIDDDEAWRILFEEPLGVTVEDNFSDDLVRGVVLTDALIGTFADAHDPSLRQNRCFLYHVIGGGTGAWDVPVGGMGALTDAIAGAARAAGAVVATGHEAVRVETDGRAAEVTYRTADGEERTVPARHVLVNASPQELARLTGDEQPAPAEGAQLKVNMLLKRLPRLRDTSVDPREAFSGTFHIAEGYEQLATAHAQAASGALPEAPPSEIYCHSLTDPTILGPDLVQQGYHTLTLFGLHTPARLFAHDNDGVREELLKSTLAQLDSHLAEPLADCLAADADGRPCIEAKTPLDLERDLRLPGGNIFHRDLAFPYTQEGTGRWGVETAHANVLLCGAGAVRGGGVSGVPGHNAAMAVLEASP; this is encoded by the coding sequence ATGGCTGCATTTGAGGGACACCGGGAGCAGGACGTCGTCATCGTCGGTGGGGGGCACAACGGTCTGGTTGCCGCCGCCTATCTGGCGCGGGCCGGGAAGTCCGTGCTGGTTCTGGAGCGGCTGGGGGTCACCGGCGGGGCGGCCGTGTCCACCCGGCCGTTCACCGGTGTCGACGCGCGGCTGTCGCGGTACTCGTACCTGGTCAGCCTGCTGCCCCGGAAGATCGTGCGGGATCTCGGCCTGGACTTCCGGGTGCGTGGTCGCACCGTCTCCTCGTACACCCCCACCGAGCGCGACGGGCGGCCGACCGGACTGCTCGTCGGGGGCGGCGAACGGCGCACCAGGGAGGCCTTCGCCAAGCTGACCGGGTCCCCCCGCGAGTACCAGGCATGGCAGCGCTTCTACGGGATGACAGGCCGCGTCGCCAAGAAGGTGTTCCCCACCCTCACCGAACCGCTGCCCACGCGCGACGAGCTGCGCGGCCGCATCGACGACGACGAGGCCTGGCGGATCCTTTTCGAGGAGCCGCTCGGGGTGACCGTCGAGGACAACTTCAGCGACGATCTCGTACGCGGCGTCGTCCTCACCGACGCGCTCATCGGTACCTTCGCCGACGCCCACGACCCGTCCCTGCGGCAGAACCGCTGCTTCCTCTACCACGTGATCGGCGGCGGGACGGGAGCCTGGGACGTGCCGGTCGGCGGTATGGGCGCCCTCACCGACGCCATCGCCGGGGCCGCGCGCGCCGCGGGCGCGGTCGTCGCCACCGGCCATGAGGCGGTCCGGGTGGAGACCGACGGACGGGCCGCCGAGGTCACGTACCGGACCGCGGACGGCGAAGAACGGACGGTCCCGGCCCGGCACGTCCTCGTCAACGCCTCACCGCAGGAGCTCGCCCGGCTCACCGGCGACGAGCAGCCCGCCCCCGCCGAGGGCGCCCAGCTCAAGGTGAACATGCTGCTGAAGCGGCTGCCCCGGCTGCGCGACACGTCCGTCGATCCGCGCGAGGCCTTCTCCGGGACCTTCCACATCGCCGAGGGATACGAGCAACTGGCGACCGCTCACGCCCAGGCCGCGTCCGGTGCGCTGCCCGAGGCCCCGCCCTCCGAGATCTACTGCCACTCGCTCACCGATCCGACGATCCTCGGCCCGGACCTGGTGCAGCAGGGCTACCACACGCTCACGCTCTTCGGCCTGCACACACCCGCCCGGCTCTTCGCCCACGACAACGACGGCGTACGCGAGGAACTGCTCAAGTCGACACTCGCGCAACTGGACTCGCACCTCGCCGAGCCGCTCGCCGACTGCCTGGCGGCCGACGCGGACGGCCGCCCCTGCATCGAGGCGAAGACACCGCTCGACCTGGAGCGCGACCTGCGCCTGCCCGGCGGCAACATCTTCCACCGCGACCTCGCCTTCCCCTACACGCAGGAGGGCACGGGCCGTTGGGGCGTGGAGACCGCACACGCGAACGTCCTGCTGTGCGGCGCGGGCGCGGTGCGCGGCGGCGGGGTCAGCGGAGTGCCGGGCCACAACGCGGCCATGGCGGTGCTGGAGGCGTCCCCGTGA